A genomic window from Brassica oleracea var. oleracea cultivar TO1000 chromosome C8, BOL, whole genome shotgun sequence includes:
- the LOC106312043 gene encoding villin-3 yields the protein MSGPAKVLDPAFQGAGQKPGTEIWRIENFQPVLVPKSEHGKFYMGDTYIVLQTTQNKAGAYLFDIHFWIGKDTSQDEAGTAAVKTVELDAGLGGRAVQHREIQGHESDKFLSYFKPCIIPLEGGVASGFKKLEEEEFETRLYTCKGKRAVHLKQVPFARSSLNHDDVFILDTKEKIYQFNGANSNIQERAKALAVVQYLKDKFHEGTCDVAIVDDGKLDTESDSGEFWVLFGGFAPIARKVASEDDIIPETTPPKLYSIADGQVESIDGNLSKSMMENNKCYLLDCGSEVFIWVGRVTQVEERKTAIQAAEDFVASENRPKATRITRVIQGYEPHSFKSNFDSWPSGSATPANEEGRGKVAALLKQQGVGLKGLSKSTPVNEDIPPLLEGGGKLEVWYIDGKAKTPVSKDDVGKLYSGDCYLVLYAYHSGERKEDYFLCCWFGKNSIQEDQETAVRLASTMTNSLKGRPVQARIFEGKEPPQFVALFEHMVVLKGGLSSGYKNCMTEKGSPDETYTRESIALIQVSGTGVHNNKALQIEPVATSLNSYDCFLLQSGTSMFLWHGNQSTHEQQELAAKVAEFLKPGVTIKHAKEGTESSSFWFALGGKQNFTSKKVSPETVRDPHLFSFSFNRGKFQVEEIHNFDQDDLLTEDMHLLDTHAEVFVWVGQCVDPKEKQTAFEIGQRYIDLAGSMEGLSPKVPLYKITEGNEPCFFTTYFSWDATKATVQGNSFQKKAASLLGTHHVVQDQSSSGNQGPRQRAAALAALTSAFNSPSGGTSSPNRDRPNGNQGGPRQRAEALAALSSAFNSSPSSNSPPQRPGLTSRSSQRAAALAALSQVLTNEKKKSPDTSPSAEAKDEKAFSEVDASEESAEAKEEEEVSPAADAIAEEAGTTGATFTYQQLQAKSEKPVKGIDFKRREAYLSEEEFKTVFGMEKEAFYKLPRWKQDLLKKKFNLF from the exons ATGTCTGGGCCAGCAAAAGTATTGGATCCTGCATTTCAAGGAGCCGGACAGAAACC AGGTACTGAAATCTGGAGAATCGAAAACTTTCAGCCAGTTCTAGTGCCCAAATCTGAACATGGGAAGTTCTATATGGGAGATACTTACATCGTCTTGCAG ACAACACAGAATAAGGCGGGTGCTTATCTATTTGATATACATTTTTGGATTGGTAAAGATACAAGCCAG GATGAAGCTGGAACAGCAGCTGTGAAGACGGTTGAACTTGATGCAGGTCTTGGAGGCCGAGCTGTCCAACACCGTGAAATTCAAGGTCATGAATCTGACAAGTTCTTGTCTTACTTCAAGCCTTGCATTATACCGCTAGAAGGTGGTGTTGCGTCTGGATTTAAAAAACTTGAGGAGGAGGAGTTTGAAACCCGATTGTATACCTGCAAAGGGAAACGTGCTGTCCACCTGAAGCAG GTTCCTTTTGCTCGGTCATCACTGAATCATGATGATGTGTTTATCTTGGACACCAAGGAAAAGATTTATCAGTTTAATGGTGCAAATTCAAATATCCAAGAAAGAGCTAAAGCGTTGGCAGTCGTCCAATATTTGAAAGACAAGTTTCATGAAGGAACATGTGACGTTGCTATCGTTG ATGATGGAAAATTAGATACAGAATCAGATTCTGGCGAGTTCTGGGTCCTCTTTGGGGGTTTTGCTCCAATCGCTAGGAAAGTTGCTAGTGAGGATGACATTATTCCGGAGACAACTCCGCCTAAGCTTTATAG TATCGCTGATGGTCAGGTGGAATCTATAGATGGCAACTTATCCAAATCTATGATGGAAAACAATAAATGCTACCTTTTGGACTGCGGTTCTGAGGTATTTATCTGGGTTGGCCGAGTAACTCAAGTTGAAGAGAGAAAAACTGCTATCCAAGCTGCTGAG GACTTTGTTGCTAGTGAAAATAGGCCAAAGGCAACACGCATAACCCGTGTTATCCAAGGTTATGAGCCCCATTCCTTCAAGTCTAACTTTGACTCTTGGCCATCAGGCTCGGCAACTCCTGCTAACGAAGAAGGACGAGGAAAAGTTGCTG CATTACTTAAACAACAAGGTGTTGGGTTAAAGGGCCTGTCAAAAAGCACACCAGTGAATGAGGATATTCCACCGCTGCTTGAAGGAGGTGGAAAGTTAGAG GTTTGGTACATCGATGGTAAGGCCAAGACTCCTGTATCCAAAGATGATGTCGGAAAACTCTATTCTGGGGACTGCTATTTAGTCCTTTATGCCTACCATTCTGGTGAAAGGAAAGAAGACTACTTCTTGTGCTGCTGGTTTGGAAAGAATAGCATTCAG GAGGATCAAGAGACGGCAGTCCGTCTGGCTAGCACAATGACAAATTCGTTGAAGGGAAGACCAGTGCAG GCCCGTATATTCGAGGGTAAAGAGCCTCCACAATTTGTCGCGCTTTTTGAACACATGGTGGTCCTTAAG GGTGGTTTGAGCTCTGGTTACAAAAACTGTATGACAGAGAAAGGTTCACCAGACGAAACCTACACGCGGGAATCGATTGCACTTATTCAAGTGTCTGGAACTGGAGTTCACAATAACAAGGCATTACAAATTGAACCG GTGGCAACTTCTTTGAACTCTTACGATTGCTTCCTTCTACAATCTGGTACTTCCATGTTCCTATGGCATGGAAACCAAAGTACGCATGAGCAGCAAGAACTGGCTGCTAAAGTTGCTGAATTCTTAAAG CCTGGGGTTACTATCAAGCACGCTAAGGAAGGAACGGAAAGCTCATCCTTTTGGTTTGCACTTGGGGGAAAACAGAACTTCACCAGCAAGAAGGTTTCCCCTGAGACTGTCAGAGATCCTCACTTGTTCTCCTTTTCATTCAACAGAG GAAAATTTCAG GTTGAAGAGATTCACAACTTTGATCAGGATGACCTCTTGACGGAGGATATGCATTTACTAGATACTCACGCTGAAGTTTTTGTGTGGGTTGGTCAATGTGTGGACCCCAAGGAAAAGCAAACTGCATTTGAGATTGGCCAA AGATACATAGATCTGGCTGGTTCCATGGAAGGCTTGTCTCCAAAAGTTCCATTATACAAAATCACTGAAGGGAATGAACCGTGCTTCTTCACCACATATTTCTCGTGGGATGCTACTAAAGCCACT GTGCAAGGAAATTCCTTCCAGAAGAAGGCAGCATCATTACTTGGTACACACCACGTTGTGCAG GACCAGTCTAGCAGTGGAAACCAAGGACCAAGACAAAGGGCTGCTGCTCTAGCTGCCTTGACTTCCGCATTTAATTCTCCTTCTGGAGGGACAAGCTCTCCG AACCGGGACAGGCCAAATGGAAATCAAGGTGGTCCAAGACAAAGGGCTGAAGCCTTAGCCGCATTATCATCCGCGTTCAACTCTTCACCATCATCAAATTCACCTCCACAAAGACCAGGATTGACAAGCCGATCGTCACAAAGAGCAGCAGCACTGGCTGCTCTCTCGCAAGTTCTCACTAATGAGAAGAAGAAATCTCCTGATACTAGCCCTTCCG CTGAAGCTAAAGATGAGAAAGCCTTCTCTGAAGTGGATGCTTCAGAAGAATCTGCTGAAGCCAAGGAAGAAGAGGAAGTTTCACCTGCAGCAGACGCGATTGCTGAGGAAGCAGGAACAACTGGTGCAACTTTCACGTACCAACAGCTACAAGCCAAATCCGAGAAACCAGTGAAAGGAATTGACTTCAAACGCAGAGAG GCTTACTTGTCTGAGGAAGAGTTCAAGACTGTATTTGGGATGGAGAAAGAAGCATTCTACAAATTGCCTAGGTGGAAGCAAGATTTGCTAAAGAAGAAATTCAACTTGTTCTAA
- the LOC106312409 gene encoding pentatricopeptide repeat-containing protein At3g57430, chloroplastic — protein MFSCLLHFHLLLPPVSQPLPFSRHKRPYLLRATPTSSAALAEVSDAVFDVAPSNLISQPRSPEFWIDSLRSKVRSNLLREAVLTYIDMIVLGITPDNFAFPALLKAVADLRNADLGKQIHAHVYKFGYGVDSVTVANTLVNLYRKCGDFGAVYKVFDRITERNQVSWNSLISSLCSFEKWEMAVEAFRCMLDEDVEPSSFTLVSVAIACSNLREGLLLGKQVHAFSLRKGELNSFMVNTLVGMYGKLGKLGSSKALLGSFEGRDLVTWNTVLSSLCQNEQFLEALEYLREMVLEGVEPDGFTISSVLPVCSRLELLRTGKEMHAYALKNGSLDENSFVGSALVDMYCNCKRVVSARRVFDGIFDRRTGLWNAMIAGYAQNEHDEEALSLFMEMEESGTGVSANTTTMASVVPASVRSNAFSGKEAIHGFVVKRGLGEDRFVQNALMDMYSRLGKIDIAEMIFGKLEDKDLVTWNTMITGYVFSECHEDALLVLHKMQYFERKANRADLKPNSITLMTILPSCAALSALAKGKEIHAYSIKNNLATGVAVGSALVDMYAKCGCLHNARKVFDQIPIRNVITWNVIIMAYGMHGNGQDAIDLLKMMMVQKVKPNEVTFISVFAACSHSGMVDEGLRIFYNMQNEYGFEPSSDHYACVVDLLGRAGRVEEAYQLINTMPLDFDKAGAWSSLLGACRIHNNLEIGEIAAQNLVQLEPDVASHYVLLANIYSSAGLWEKATEVRRKMKEKGVRKEPGCSWIEHGDEVHKFIAGDSSHPQSEKLHGYLEALWEKMRKEGYVPDTSCVLHNVEEDEKEVLLCGHSEKLAIAFGILNTSPGTVIRVAKNLRVCNDCHQATKFISKIVDREIILRDVRRFHHFKNGTCSCGDYW, from the coding sequence ATGTTCTCTTGCCTTCTTCACTTCCACCTTCTACTCCCTCCCGTATCTCAACCGCTTCCGTTTTCCCGCCACAAACGTCCTTACCTTCTTCGCGCCACACCAACCTCTTCTGCAGCATTAGCGGAAGTCTCCGACGCGGTCTTCGATGTCGCGCCTTCGAATCTCATCTCTCAACCACGCTCCCCGGAGTTTTGGATCGATTCCCTCCGCTCGAAAGTCCGATCAAACCTTCTCCGTGAAGCCGTCTTAACTTACATCGACATGATCGTACTAGGCATAACGCCCGACAACTTCGCCTTCCCCGCTTTGCTAAAAGCCGTCGCTGACCTCCGCAACGCGGATTTGGGGAAGCAGATCCACGCACACGTGTATAAATTCGGATACGGAGTAGACTCCGTGACCGTTGCGAACACCCTCGTGAATTTATATAGAAAGTGCGGAGACTTCGGAGCTGTCTACAAGGTGTTCGATAGAATTACCGAGAGAAACCAAGTCTCTTGGAACTCGTTGATTTCTTCCTTGTGTAGCTTCGAGAAGTGGGAGATGGCGGTGGAGGCTTTCCGGTGTATGTTGGATGAGGACGTGGAGCCTAGTTCGTTTACGTTGGTGAGTGTAGCTATCGCTTGCTCGAATCTGCGTGAGGGGTTGTTGCTTGGGAAGCAGGTTCATGCGTTTAGTTTGAGGAAGGGTGAGTTGAATTCGTTTATGGTGAACACGTTGGTGGGTATGTATGGTAAACTGGGGAAGTTAGGATCTTCCAAAGCTTTGCTTGGGAGTTTTGAAGGTCGTGATTTGGTCACGTGGAACACTGTGTTGAGCTCTTTGTGTCAGAACGAGCAGTTTCTCGAGGCGTTGGAGTATTTGAGAGAAATGGTGTTGGAAGGTGTTGAGCCAGATGGGTTTACTATCTCGAGTGTTCTTCCCGTCTGTTCACGCTTGGAGTTGTTGAGGACAGGGAAGGAGATGCACGCTTACGCTTTGAAAAACGGCTCTTTGGATGAGAATTCGTTTGTTGGGAGTGCTTTGGTTGATATGTATTGTAACTGCAAGCGAGTGGTGAGTGCTCGTCGTGTGTTTGATGGAATCTTCGATAGAAGGACTGGTCTTTGGAATGCTATGATCGCTGGGTACGCGCAGAACGAGCACGACGAGGAAGCATTGTCTCTGTTTATGGAAATGGAAGAGAGTGGTACTGGGGTTTCGGCTAACACGACCACGATGGCGAGCGTTGTACCCGCTAGTGTCCGTTCTAACGCGTTCTCCGGAAAAGAAGCGATCCATGGTTTTGTCGTGAAAAGAGGTCTAGGAGAAGACAGGTTTGTGCAGAACGCGTTGATGGATATGTACTCTAGGCTGGGGAAGATCGATATCGCCGAGATGATATTCGGTAAACTTGAAGATAAAGATTTAGTTACGTGGAACACGATGATTACCGGTTATGTATTCTCAGAATGCCATGAGGATGCGCTTCTTGTGCTACACAAGATGCAATACTTTGAAAGAAAAGCTAACCGAGCTGATCTGAAACCTAATTCCATCACTCTGATGACAATCCTCCCCAGTTGTGCTGCACTGTCAGCATTAGCAAAGGGAAAAGAGATCCATGCTTACTCCATCAAGAACAATTTAGCAACTGGTGTGGCTGTAGGAAGCGCTTTAGTTGACATGTACGCAAAATGCGGCTGCCTCCACAACGCGAGAAAAGTGTTTGATCAGATTCCAATCAGAAACGTCATAACTTGGAATGTCATTATAATGGCATACGGGATGCACGGAAACGGGCAAGACGCCATAGATCTGCTCAAGATGATGATGGTACAGAAAGTAAAACCAAACGAGGTTACGTTCATCTCAGTGTTTGCAGCTTGTAGCCATTCAGGGATGGTGGACGAAGGATTGAGAATATTCTACAATATGCAAAACGAATACGGGTTTGAACCTAGCTCAGATCATTATGCGTGTGTTGTAGATTTGCTTGGAAGGGCTGGTAGAGTTGAAGAAGCATATCAGCTCATCAACACGATGCCTCTTGATTTTGACAAAGCTGGAGCTTGGAGTAGCCTCCTAGGTGCTTGTAGGATTCACAATAACCTAGAAATCGGAGAAATAGCTGCTCAGAATCTCGTTCAGCTGGAACCAGACGTTGCTAGTCACTATGTGCTACTTGCCAATATATATTCATCAGCAGGTCTTTGGGAGAAAGCAACAGAGGTAAGGAGAAAAATGAAAGAGAAAGGGGTGAGAAAAGAACCTGGATGTAGCTGGATCGAGCATGGAGATGAAGTACATAAGTTCATAGCTGGTGATTCATCTCACCCGCAAAGCGAGAAGCTCCATGGATATCTGGAGGCCTTGTGGGAGAAAATGAGAAAAGAAGGGTATGTACCTGACACGTCTTGTGTGCTTCACAATGTAGAAGAAGATGAAAAAGAGGTTTTGCTATGTGGACACAGTGAGAAGCTAGCGATTGCGTTTGGGATACTCAACACGTCACCGGGTACGGTTATTAGGGTGGCTAAAAACCTGAGGGTTTGTAATGACTGTCATCAAGCTACAAAGTTTATCTCAAAGATTGTTGACAGAGAAATCATATTGAGAGATGTTAGGAGGTTTCATCATTTTAAGAATGGAACTTGCTCCTGTGGAGACTATTGGTGA
- the LOC106311475 gene encoding LOW QUALITY PROTEIN: uncharacterized protein LOC106311475 (The sequence of the model RefSeq protein was modified relative to this genomic sequence to represent the inferred CDS: substituted 1 base at 1 genomic stop codon), with translation MTXFPSTTEITVASSLLFLSYGPVFFSPTRLRSVEKSSYVSKWCEEGSSNLSLILKSTGSGSFGSVLSSDGNDRGFEIKYAGDRFSLMNLKIARKRCSQATCESFNFVYFVCDLSTCSVDSKEESSYLSTGSSEVSTTASISKLRNQKSYKRVKVEVKKKESSRSSSIRRRAKDILEFLSSASASEVQIRQILGNTPDTSKALRMLLKMEEVQRFGTGGRLDPYIYKV, from the exons ATGACGTAGTTTCCTTCTACGACGGAGATAACAGTTGCTTCTTCTCTCCTCTTCCTTTCCTATGGACCGGTGTTCTTCTCACCTACAAG GTTAAGATCTGTGGAGAAATCGAGCTATGTGAGCAAGTGGTGTGAGGAAGGAAGCTCGAATCTGAGCTTGATTTTGAAATCTACCGGATCTGGATCGTTCGGCTCGGTTCTATCAAGCGATGGTAACGATCGCGGATTCGAAATCAAGTATGCTGGAGATCGATTCAGTCTCATGAATCTCAAG ATAGCAAGAAAACGCTGTTCTCAGGCCACTTGCGAATCTTTCAACTTTGTGTACTTTGTGTGTGATCTCTCCACATGCTCCGTTGATTCGAAAGAAGAGTCGTCATACTTGTCGACTGGTTCGAGTGAGGTTTCCACCACTGCAAGCATAAGCAAACTCAGAAACCAGAAAAGTTACAAGAGGGTAAAAGTGGAAGTGAAGAAGAAAGAAAGTAGCAGGTCGAGTTCTATACGCCGTAGAGCAAAAGATATCTTGGAGTTTCTTTCCTCAGCCTCTGCTTCTGAGGTTCAAATCCGTCAGATTCTCGGCAACACACCAGATACAAGCAAAGCTCTCAGAAT GTTGTTGAAGATGGAGGAAGTGCAGAGGTTTGGCACGGGAGGAAGACTTGATCCCTATATTTACAAGGTATGA